A single window of Actinoallomurus bryophytorum DNA harbors:
- a CDS encoding VOC family protein: protein MTRLTVNHPNGSPCWVDLDVPDLRKAMDFYTALFGWEINEGPPEAGGYSMCLLDGAPVAALSPAQDPDAGSFRWTVYFAADDLAATVKLVGDNGGSVVMAPMDVMGQGRMAIAEDPSGATFGLWQGQAHTGAQVVGEPDSMCWTELSAPDGESARAFYSAVLERPVVDMGVPGFDYATVKVGDDDVAGVWGVPGEPARWTIYFAVDDADAAVARATAAGGGVVREPQDSPYGRFAIVADPFGATLAVMRLPGS from the coding sequence ATGACCAGGCTGACCGTCAACCATCCGAACGGAAGTCCCTGCTGGGTCGACCTCGATGTCCCCGACCTGCGGAAGGCCATGGACTTCTACACCGCCCTGTTCGGGTGGGAGATCAACGAGGGGCCGCCCGAGGCCGGCGGGTACTCCATGTGCCTGCTCGACGGAGCCCCGGTCGCCGCCCTCTCCCCCGCCCAGGACCCGGATGCCGGCTCGTTCCGCTGGACCGTCTACTTCGCGGCCGATGACCTCGCCGCCACCGTGAAGCTGGTCGGGGACAACGGCGGCTCGGTCGTCATGGCGCCGATGGACGTGATGGGCCAGGGCCGGATGGCGATCGCCGAGGACCCGTCCGGCGCGACGTTCGGGCTCTGGCAGGGCCAGGCTCACACCGGCGCGCAGGTCGTCGGCGAGCCCGACTCGATGTGCTGGACGGAGCTCAGCGCGCCCGACGGCGAGAGCGCGCGCGCCTTCTACTCCGCGGTGCTGGAGCGCCCGGTCGTGGACATGGGAGTGCCCGGCTTCGACTACGCGACCGTGAAGGTCGGCGACGACGACGTCGCGGGTGTCTGGGGCGTGCCGGGCGAGCCCGCACGCTGGACGATCTACTTCGCGGTGGACGACGCCGACGCCGCGGTGGCACGCGCGACCGCGGCGGGCGGCGGCGTCGTACGTGAGCCGCAGGACTCGCCGTACGGCCGGTTCGCGATCGTCGCCGACCCGTTCGGCGCCACCCTCGCCGTGATGAGGCTGCCCGGGTCCTGA
- a CDS encoding DUF2330 domain-containing protein has protein sequence MRNGYRAPLARLVVVVAVVLAGLALVRPSWACGCGALVTSTESGVDVAQETSIVRHDGAQEEIVMRLSVRSEAHDAAWLMPTPARARVTLGERAWFDQLDRLTQPVVHRHRHWLPRRDRGVYSGAPPRSGGEVAVLAWQKLGPFEVTTLSAGDSGALASWLTSHGYHLPGRLAEALKPYVAERWTFTAVKLAPEQGRLTGELDPLRIAFPTKAPIYPIRLSRLARTPQSVHLYVLAPHRVYVSGLGMATTYAGRVTAADVASPALRTMIGQGAFMTEVVRQGIPPADFTGDLRLVSTTDTPYRQVENVDDGLVRFLGVPAYLWFLALAVVALGLVWLTAVIVARRAARVRRGSAAASP, from the coding sequence ATGCGCAACGGATACCGTGCCCCTCTCGCCCGGCTCGTCGTCGTGGTGGCCGTCGTCCTGGCCGGCCTCGCCCTCGTACGGCCCTCGTGGGCGTGCGGCTGCGGCGCGCTCGTCACCTCGACCGAGTCCGGGGTCGACGTGGCGCAGGAGACCTCGATCGTCCGCCATGACGGCGCGCAGGAGGAGATCGTCATGCGGCTGTCGGTGCGGTCGGAGGCGCACGACGCCGCCTGGCTGATGCCGACGCCGGCACGCGCGCGGGTGACGCTCGGCGAACGCGCCTGGTTCGACCAGCTCGACCGGCTGACCCAGCCGGTCGTCCACCGGCACCGGCACTGGCTGCCGCGCCGGGACCGCGGGGTCTACTCCGGAGCGCCGCCCCGGAGCGGGGGCGAGGTCGCCGTGCTCGCCTGGCAGAAACTCGGCCCGTTCGAGGTGACCACGCTGTCGGCCGGCGACTCGGGCGCGCTCGCCTCGTGGCTGACCTCACACGGCTACCACCTGCCCGGCCGGCTGGCCGAGGCGCTCAAGCCGTACGTCGCGGAGCGGTGGACCTTCACCGCGGTCAAGCTCGCGCCGGAGCAGGGCCGGCTCACCGGCGAGCTCGACCCGCTGCGCATCGCGTTTCCCACGAAGGCGCCGATCTACCCGATCAGGCTGTCCCGGCTGGCGAGGACTCCGCAGTCGGTACACCTGTACGTGCTCGCGCCGCACCGGGTCTACGTGTCGGGGCTGGGCATGGCCACGACGTACGCGGGCCGGGTCACCGCGGCCGACGTCGCCTCGCCGGCGCTGCGCACGATGATCGGCCAGGGCGCCTTCATGACCGAGGTGGTGAGGCAGGGCATTCCGCCGGCGGACTTCACCGGTGACCTGCGGCTCGTCTCCACCACGGACACTCCGTACCGGCAGGTGGAGAACGTGGACGACGGGCTCGTGCGGTTCCTCGGCGTGCCGGCCTACCTGTGGTTCCTCGCGCTCGCCGTGGTGGCGCTGGGCCTGGTCTGGCTGACCGCGGTCATCGTGGCTCGACGAGCCGCACGCGTACGGCGCGGAAGCGCGGCGGCGTCTCCTTGA